CCGAGTGGGCGGTCGTCGCCGCCGCCGAGCAGTTCACCCTCGACCCGCGCAACAGCGGCGAGCTGACATTCACCGTCTCCAACCCGGGCACCGCACCGGACACAGTGGTGTTCGACGTGGCCCCCGGCGACGGCTCCCAGCGGGCGTGGTTCACCGTCGCCGAGCCGCAGCGGGTGGTCCCCGGGCAGGGTTCGGTGTCGTTCCTGGTCAAGCTCGCGGTGCCCGCCGGCACCCCACCCCGGCGTTACGACATGACCGGCTTCGCGTACTCGGCGAACACCGCGCCGGAGGAGAGTTCCCGCTCCAGCGGTCGGGTCACCTACGAGGTGCGGGCGGTCGCGCCGCCACGGCGTACCCCGTGGTTGTGGATCGCCGCGGCGGTGGCGTTGGTGCTGGTGGTGGTGACAGTGGGGGTCGTCCTGCTGACCCGTGACGGCGAGCCGGCCCCCGGCGAGCCGCGGGTGGTCACCGTCGAGGCGGAGAGCCTGGTGGACGCCGCGGTGCTCAAGTCGCCGCAGAACAGCAAGGCGGCAGTGGGTGCGCAGCCCAACTGCTGCGGGGTGACCTGGTCCGGGGACAAGCAACTGTTCTTCACGGGGCTGGCCATCGGCGATCAGGTCACCGTGACGGTGCAGATCCCGGCCGACGGCACCTGGCGGTTCGCGACGGTACGGACCACGGCCCCGGATTACGCGAACACCGTCTTCACCATCGACGGCAGCCAGGTCGGCGACACTTTCCTCGGCTTCACGCCGAAGGTGCAGAAGACGGAGTTCCTGGACGTCGGAACGATCCGGCTGGCCAGAGGGCCGCACCAGGTCACGCTGCTGGTGATTGGCAAGACACAGGGCACGAACTTCTACTTCGCCGGGGTCGACACCATCCGGTTCACCGAGGTCGTGGCGCAGGCCGTGACGCGATGAGCGGTCGGCAGAAGGCGCTGCTGGGGCTGTTCGCCGTCCTGCTGGTGGCGTTGTTCGTGGTCGCGGTCGGCGCGGGCGGTGGCGACCGGGGTGACCCGGGCGCCCGGCACGGGTTGGTCGACCGGTTGGGTGCGCTGGGCGCCGAGCGTGCCTCGGTGGACCCGGCCACGGTCAGCGCCGACTGCCTTGCCGAGGTCGGCCGGCTGGTCTTCTCCGGCGGTTGCGTGCTGCGGGTCGCCGACCCCGGCGGGTTACGCACCCTGGTGCTGCGTAGCGCGGCACGGTTCACGGTCGTCGCGCCCGCTCCGGGCGACGCCGACCTGACCATCCGCGACGAGGTGGAGCCGGCACCGGACGGCACCGGCGCGGTGGCGAAGGTCGCCGTGGACCAGGCCACCGAGGTCGGTGTGCGCTGTCCCGGCCTGGGTTCCTGCACGGTCTTCGTGGCCGCATCCTGACCGGCTCGTTCCGATTCGAGAGGAGGCCGCCGTGGGTGACCTGCGCAAGCCGTTCCTGCTGCTGGCCATGCTCGCCATCGTCCTGGCGATCGGCGTGGAGCTGGGCGCCGGGCTGCTGCTCGGCGGCGCCGACGCCGGCGCGGCCCTCGCGGACAGCGCCGGAGCGTTGGACGTCGAACTCGACGACGTGTCCGGGGTCAGCGAACCGTCCGGTCGGGGCACCGGCTATCTCGCGTTGATCGACGCGGTGGCGGTCTGGAGCACCGGGCTGTTCTGCCTGGCCCTGCTGCTGCCCGAACGCGTCCAGGGCCGGGTGCAGGGCGTCGCCGGCCTGATCTTCTCGATCATCCTGATCATCGTCGGGCTGGTCGCGCTGGTCGTCGCGTTCGTCGAGCTGACGATCATGGTGTCGCTGTTCCTGGCCGCCCCGTTCGGCACATTGGCGTACCTGGCCCTGTGGGGGTTCTTCCCGGTCGGCGAGGCGGCGGTGCTGCTCGGGCTGGTGCTGCTGCTCAAGCTCGTCTGGGCCGGGCTGCTGGTGGCAGCCCAGCCGCGATTCCTGCAGAACAAGGGTCTCGTCCTGCTGATCCTCACCACACTGCTGTGCACTGTCGTGCTGGAGTTCCTGCACAACCTGGTGCCGGTGATCCTGGTCAGCATCGTCGACGACGTGGCGGCACTGGTCTTCGCGATCATCGCGATCATCTGGGGGCTGGTGCTGCTGATCGGCTCGATCCCGGCGATCGTCAAGGCCATCCGGGTCACCGCCGCCCTGCCAGCCCGCGCCAGTGCCACCACCCGCCCCTCGCCCCGTTGATCATGAAGTTGTTGCCCTGACACGCCGGGCGGAGTGGCAACAACTTCATGGTCAACGCGCGGTGTTGGCGAGGGCCGCGGCCTGGGCGCGGTTGAGGGTGCCGTCGGCGACCACCACCGCGTGCCGGCCGCGACGGTCGGTGCCGGCCGCGACGGTGACCGGCTCGTCGAACGCGAACGCCACCCCCACACCCGGATACATGGCGGTCCGCGTGAACCACCGGTCGCCGTCGCCGAGACCGGTGAAGACCAGGGTGTACGCCCCACCGTCCGGCCCGGTGCCGCACAGCGCGACCCAGGGCTGGGCGGAGCCGTTGACCGCCTCCTCCCCCGTCGCCGTGGCGCTGAACACCGACGCCGGGGCGGCCGAGACCGCCCGCCAGAAGAACCCGCCGTATCCGGCGCCGCCGGGGCGGCCGTTGGTGGCCGGGCTACCCAGTCGCACGTCCTGCCGCGCCGGGGCACTCAGCGTGTAGTCCACCTCCAGCCGCCAAGCCGACACACCGCCGCTCGGGTCACCGGTGCTCGGTCCGTCACCGCTCGGGTCACCGCCGCTCGGCCCCTCGCTGGTCAGCGCGACGGCACCGGTCAGCGCTACCGCGGTGAGCTGGCGGTGTTCGGTGAGCAGCACCGCGCCGTGCGGGTCGCGCCACTCCAGCCGGTGGGCCAGACGGTCGGCGGCCCGCTCCGACCAGCGGACGTGCGCGATCCGCCCGTGGTCGTCGCGCCAGGTGTAGCCGACGTCGCGCACGTAGGTGCGCCCACCCCAGAGGTTGGTGCCGTTGACGTCCTGCACGGCCAGGGAGGCCCCGAGGTGCCACACGTGGTCGGCGGGCTGCGCGTCGGTGACCACCGTGCCGGCCAGGGTGCGTACCGGGTGCAGGTACGGCCGGGGTCCGTGCCGCGCGTCCAACGCCGGGTCGAGCACGTACCGGGCCACCTCCGTCCCACCGACCAGCAGCCCGATCTGCTCGTCGGTCGTGGTGGCGTCGGCGGGCCCGGCGGCCCGGGCCGGACGATCGGCGGTCATGGCAGCTCCGGGTGGGCGGGAACCGGTGCGGCGCCCGTCGCGAACCGCTGACGGCCGGCGACGGCGTGCAGGGCGGCCACTGTGTAACCGGCGAGGATCGGCACCGCGACCGGGGTGACCAGCACCGCGAGCAACCCGGCCAACGCGGTGACGCCGGTGAGCGCGGCCCAGCGGGTGGGCGCGTCGAGGCAGGCGCGGGCGGCGGACCGGGCCGCCGCCCGCCACCGCCCGCCCCCGTTGCCGCCCACCTCGACCACGACCAACCCGGCGTACCCGGCCAGGCCGGCCGCGACCAGTGCCGTCACCAGCAGCGCCACCGGCCCGCCCGGCACCCGGCCGGTGGCCAGTGCCGCCAGGTCGGCGGCGAGGAGCCCGGCCACGGTGAGCGCGAGCAGACTGACCGGCGCGCCGGGCAGCACCGAGCGCCCGAACCGACGCACTGTCGTCCGCGCCGACGGCCAACTGCCGGTACGCGTCCAGTCGTGCACCGCCGCGCTGGCCGTGCCGACCGCCGCCGCGGCGGTGACCAGTGGAACCGCCGCCAGCACCAGCAGGATGCCGAGCAGCGCCAGGTCGGCGGCGTCGCGGGCGACGTCGCGCCAGTCCCGCCGCTCGCCGGCCTCCTCGGGTTCAGCCCTTGATGCCACTGGTGTTGATCCCCTCGACGAGCATTCGCTGGAACGCGACGAAGAACAGGAAGACCGGCAGCAGCGACAGCACCGACATGGCGAACATCGGCCCCACCGCGCTCTGGCTGGTCGAGTCGATGAACAGCGTCAACGCGACCGGCACCGTGTAGTCCTCCAGTTGGGACAGGAAGACCAACTGCCGGAAGAAGTCGTTCCAGGTCCAGATGAACGAGAAGATCGCCGTGGTGACCAGCGCCGGGCGGCTCAGCGGCAGGATGATGTGCCGGAAGATGCCGTACGGGCCGGCGCCGTCGATCCGGGCCGCCTCGTCCAGCTCGCGCGGAACGCCGCGCATGAACTGCACCATCAGGAAGACGAAGAACGCCTCGGTGGCCAGGAACTGCGGGATGAGCAGTGGCAGGTAGGGCCAGTCGCCGCCGACCAGCCCCAACGTCCGGAACAGGATGTACTGCGGCACGATCAGGACGTGCTGCGGCAGCAGCAGCGTGCCGATCATCACGGCGAACCACATGCCGCGCAGCCGGAACCGCAGCCGCGCGAAGGCGTACGCGGCCAGCAGGCAGGAGAGCCCGTTGCCGACCACGGTGAGCAGGCTGACCATCGCGCTGTTGAGGAAGAACCGGCCGAAGCTGACGTCGAAGTTGGACCACCCGGCGGTGTAGTTGCCCGGGGTGAACCGCTCGGGCAGCAGCCCGAGGTTGTTGACGATCTCCTCCTGGGACTTCACCGAGGTCCCGATCATCCAGAACAGCGGGTAGAGCACCACGGCGACGATCGCCACCAGGATGAGCAGCCGCAGCACCGGCCGGCCGCCGGGCCGTCGGCGCGCGTTCGGCGGCGCTGTGGTCGGCGCCGCGCTCGTCGGGGTCACCGTCACCATCACCGGTCCTCGCCGTCGGAGTAGTGCACCCAGAACCGTCCGGTGCTGAAGAAGATCGCGGTGATCACCGCGATGGCGAGCAGGAACACCCAGGCCATCGCGGAGGCGTAGCCCATGTCGAGCTCGGTGAAGCCGGTGATGTAGAGGTTCAGCGTGTACATCAGGGTGGAGTCGACCGGGCCTCCGGTGCCGTTGCTGAGCACGAACGCCGCGGTGAAGCCCTGGAAGCCGTTGATGGTCTCCAGCACCAGGTTGAAGAAGATCACCGGGGAGAGCATCGGCAGGGTGACGTTGCGGAACTGGCGGAACCGGCCGGCGCCGTCGACGGAGGCGGCCTCGTACAGCTCAGTGGGCACCTGCTTGAGCCCGGCCAGGAAGATCACCATCGGTGCGCCGAACTGCCAGATGGCCAGCACGATCAACGTCTCGAGGGCCCAGTCCGGGTCGTTGACCCACGGCTTGCCCTGGATGCCGAAGAGGCTCAGCAGTGAGTTGAACGCGCCGTCGCGGTTGAACATGTTGACCCAGACGATGGCCAACGCGACGCTGCCGCCGAGCAGCGACGGCAGGTAGAACAGCCCGCGGAACAGGCCCACGCCGCGCCAGGCGCGGTTGAGCAGCAGCGCCACACCGAGCGCCGCGGCCAGCTTCAGCGGCACGGCGATCAGCGCGAAGGTCAGTGTCACCCGCACCGCGTGCCAGTACGACGGGTCGGCGGTGAACATCCGTTCGTAGTTGGCCAGCCCCACCCACTGGACCTCGGAGAAGGGGGTGAGGATGTCGTAGTTGGTGAAGCTCAGGTACAGCGACAGCAGCATGGGGACCGCCGTGACACCCATCAAGCCGATGAGCCACGGCGACAGGAAGACGTACCCCGCCAGACCTTCGCTGTGCCGGAAGCGCCCGGGCCCACGCCTTGCGGTGTGGGCCCGAACGGATCCGGGGCCGCGTCGGGTCGGGTCGGGCGCCGTGGTCAACGCCACGAACAGCTCCTCTCCTAGCCTGGTGGGGCGGTCAGGCGATGGCGGACTTGCACGCCTCGATGAACTGGGCGGCGGCCTCGGCGGGGGTGGCCCGGCCGTACTGCGCGTTCTCGGCGGCCTTGATCAGCTCGGACTTGACCTTGCTGTGCCCCTTGATCGGCACCTGCGGCGACTTGCCGAACTTCTGGGTCAGCTCCGCCTCCACGGCGATCGACTGCTTCATCGCCGGGTCGGTGGTGTCGTCGCTGACCACCCGGCGCAGGTCCAGGTTGGACGGCAGGCCGCGGTCGGTGCCGAGCAGCTTGACCGCCTCCTGGTCGTTGTTCAGGAAGTTGATCACGTCGACCGCGACGTCCTTGTTCTTGCTGCCCTTGAACACCGACCAGTACATCGAGGCCCGGGCCCACTGCGCGCTGGGGTCACCGGGGTAGGCGATCACGCCCAGCTCGTCCTTGGTGTTCTTCTTCAGGTCCGGCATCTGGTTGGCCCACACCCAGGAGGTGGCCGACTTGCCGGTGACCACCAACTGCTTGGTGACATCGCTGGAGTTGCCCTCGTGGATGACGTCGGCGCTCGGCGTGGCCTTGCGGTCCCGGGCGCCCTTCCACAGGTCGAACCACCTGGTCACGTCCTCGGCGGTGAAGCCCAGCTCGGAGCCCTTGTAGAGGTCCTTGCCCTGCTGCCGGAGCCAGACCCAGAACGCCTTGTAGTCGGCGCTCGGATCCTGCGTGCCGGGCACCTTGGTCTTGGCGGTGACCTGCTCGGCCCAGGCGATGTGCTCCTCCCACGACATTCCGGTGGTGGGCTCGGGCAGGTTGTTCCTGGTCAGCAGCGTCTTGTTGTAGACCAGGCCCTGGGTGTTCTCCCCGGCGGCCAGACCGGCGAGCTTGCCGTCGACGACGCCGTACTGCCAGAGGCTCTCGGGGAACTTGGAGGTGTCCAGCTTTCCGGACTTCTGGTACGAGGTCAGGTCGAGCGTGGTGTTGCGGGACGCGTACTCGGCCAGGTAGTTGTCGTCGATCTGGAACAGGTCCGGCGGGTTGCCGCCGGCGGTGAGGGTGGCCAGCTTGTCGAAGTAGCCCTGGTTGGCCTGCCAGGTCTTCTCGAACGTCACGTTCGGGTGCTTCCTGGTGTAGAGCGCGAGGGCGTCCTCGGTCAACTTGGCCCGGGCGTCGCCGCCCCACCAGAAGATGGAGAGCTTGACCGGGGCGTTCGGGTCGGCCGCGCCGCCGTCGTCGTCTCCGCAGGCGGCGGCTCCGAACATCAGCGGCGCGGCGACCGTCACGGCGAGCAGGCCGCGCAGCAGGCGCCGCCGAGGCAGCGCGGTACGGTGATTGCGCCCGGCAGGCGCGTTAGTGGTGGGGGGCGTTGCGGGGTGCATGTGCGCTCACTCCTCGGCATTAGGAGGCGACGGCGTCACCGGTGGCCGCGGTCGGGATGCCCGGGCCCGCAGGGCAATGCGGGTCCGGGCCAGGCGGCGCGGCCAGGGGACGTGCCGGTCGGGCGTACGGGCCCGGGCCGGTCGAGTCGCGGATGACCAGGTCGGTCTGGAGCATTACCTGTGCGGTGGTACGACGGACGCCGAGCGGCGTGCCGGCACCGAGCCCTCGCGCGCCGCGCGGTGATTCGGTGTCCTGTTGCAGCAGCATGTCGACGGCCGTCCGGCCGGCGGCCCCGGTGGGTGTGGCCACCGTCGTCAGTTTGGGGCGGGTGAGCCGGCTCAGGGCGATGTCGTCGACCCCGACGACGCTCACCTCCTGCGGCACCCGCACCCCGAGCGCGTCCAGCCCCTCGATGAGGCCGATCGCCATCAGGTCGTTGTAGGCGAGCACGGCCGACACACCGCTGCGCCGCACCTGCTCGGCGATGGCGGAGCCGCCGGTCTCGGTGGGCGCGTTCGGGCCGAGCACTGTCAGCTCCGCACCACCCGCCCGGGCGGCCGTGCCAGCGGCGCGGCGCATCTCCCGGTTGGTCCACGAGCTGCGCGGGCCACCGAGCAACGCGATGCTGCGGTGCCCCAGGCCGATCAGGTGCTCGATCGCCGCCCGGGCACCCTGCCCGACGTCCATCAGCACGCAGGGCAGGCCGGTCACCTGTCGGTTGACGACCACCAGCGGCACCTCACGGCTGAGCTGTTCGATCAGGCTGTTGCTCATCCGAGGACTGCACAGCAGCACCCCGTCCACCTGCTTGGCCAGCGCGTGGACCAGCTCCTCCTCGACGGTCGGATCCTCGTTGGTGTCGGCCACGAAGACGTGGTAGTCGCGGTGCCGGGCCTGACTCTCCGCCGCCTTGATCAGTGGCGGGAAGAACGGGTTCGCGATGTCCGCGATGATCAGCCCGATGTTGTGCGTACGCCCGGTGATCAGCGCCCGGGCGGCCCGGTTGGGCCGGTAGCCCAGATCCTCCGCGCAGGCCAGCACCCGGACCCGGGTCTCCGGGTTGACCAGGTGCGGAGCGGAGAAGGTGCGGGACACGGTGGAGATGTGCACACCGGACGCCCGAGCGACGTCCCGGATGGTGACTGGCACGGCGGCCCCTTCGTCCGATGTGGTGGTGGTCACGTGGGTGTGGCCATTAATGCAAACGGTTGCGCCAGTGTCAACGGTGGATGGTTACGGCTTTGTTGCACCCACACTCCCCTTGGTGACTTGCTGCCCCGCAAACACGGATATTTGCCGCCGATTGCGTCACCCTCGTTGACGCAGTCGGATCGATCGTGATTACTTCACTGCAAACGTTTGCAGGATCACCGGGGAGGCGACCGCATGTCACCGAGAGTCGACGGCCGGGCCCGGTACGCCGTCGTGGGCACCGGCGCCCGGGCGGAGATGTTCGTCCGCGCCCTGGTGCTCGACCACGCCGACACCACCGAGCTGGTCGCGTTCGCCGACGTCAACCAGGCCCGGATGGACGCGCACAACCGCTGGCTGGCCGAGCTGGGCCACCGCCCGGTGCCCACGTACCCGGCCGGTGACTTCGCGGCCATGCTGGACAAGGAGCGCGTCGACGTCGTCCTGGTCACCAGCGTGGACGTCACCCACGACGAGTACGTGGTGACCGCGCTGCGCGCCGGGCGGGAGGTCGTCACCGAGAAGCCGATGACCGTGGACGCGCCGCGCTGCCGGCGCATCCTGGACGCGGTCACCGAGACCGGCGGTCGGGTGACTGTCGCGTTCAACTACCGCTACAACCCGCTGCACGAACAGGTCCGCCGGCTGCTCGCCGAGGGCGCGGTCGGTGAGATCGGCTCGGTGCACTTCGAGTGGCTGCTCGACGTACGCCACGGCGCCGACTACTTCCGCCGCTGGCACCGCGACAAGGCCACCTCCGGCGGGCTGATGGTGCACAAGGCCAGCCACCACTTCGACCTGGTCAACTGGTGGCTGGCCGCCACCCCCGTCGAGGTGTACGCGGCCGGCCGACTCTTCTTCTACGGCGAGGACGGCCGCCGGCACGGCTACGCCCGCGACTACGACCGGGCACACGGCTCCCCCGCCGCCGTCGACGACCCGTTCGCGCTGCGACTCGACGCCCACCCCCGGCTGCGTGAGCTGTACCTCGACGCCGAGGCCGAGGACGGCTACCAGCGCGACCGCAACGTGTTCGCCCCCGGCGTCAGCATCGAGGACGACATGGCGGTGCTCGCCCGCTACTCCACCGGCGCCACGATGACCTACCACCTCACCGCCTACGCGCCCTGGGAGGGTTACCGGGTGATGGTCAACGGCAGTCGGGGCCGGCTGGAGCTGGAGGTCACCGAGAACGACTTCGTCGACCGGGGCACCGCCGGTGCCGTCAAGGGCGCCGCCCTGCACGGCACCGAGGCGCCGGCCGAGGGCGGTGGTGAGACCCTCACCCTGCGCCCGTTCTGGCAACCGCCCCGACAGATTCCCGTCGAGGGTCGCAGCCGGCACGGCCACGGTGGCGCGGACGCCCGGATGACCGCTGTGCTCTTCGGGGGTCAACCCGACCCCCTGGACCGCGCCGCGACCGCCCACGACGGCGCGTTGGCCCTGCTCACCGGCCTGGCGGCCAACCGGTCCTTCGAGACCGGTCAACCGGTCCGGGTCGCCGACCTGCTCACCCCCCGCTGACCTGGAGACGAGGAGCCCATCCCCGTGCCGACGTTCGACCCCAACGACCTGCTCCTGCCGCCCGAACCGGGCCAGCGCGCGCTGGCCCGGGAGCTGTACGCCCTCGCAGCGGAGCAGCCCATCATCTCGCCGCACGGGCACGTCGACCCCGCCCTGCTGGCCGAGGACCGACCCTTCCCGGACCCGGCGCAGCTGCTCATCGTGCCCGACCACTACCTGACCCGGATGCTGCTCAGTCAGGGCGTACCCCCGTCGGACCTGGGTGTGCCCACCCGTGACGGCAGCCCCGTGGAGACCGACGGGCGGGTGATCTGGCGACGCTTCGCCGCGCACTGGCACCTGTTCCGGGGCACCCCCTCGCGGCTCTGGCTGGAGCAGACCTTCCGCACCGTGTTCGGGGTGCACACCCCGCTCGGCCCGGCCACCGCCGACACCCTCTACGACGAGATCGCGGCCCGGCTCGCCGAACCGGACTTCCGGCCCCGGGCGCTGTTCGAGCGTTTCAACATCGAGGTGCTCGCCACCACCGAGTCGCCGCTGGACGACCTCGGCCAGCACGCCAAACTCGCCGCCGACGGCTGGGGCGGGCCGGGCGGCCGGGTCGTCACCACCTTCCGCCCCGACGACGTGGTGGACATGGAGTTCGACGGCTGGTCGACCAACGTGGAGCGGCTCGGTGAGCGGGCCGGCGAGGACACCGGCACGTACGCCGGCTACCTGGCCGCGCTGCACGCCCGGCGCGCCGCGTTCATCGCCGCCGGCGCGACGTCCTCCGACCACGGCCATCCCACCGCGCGGACGCTGGACCTGACGCCGACCGAGGCCGAGCGGCTGTACGACCGGGGCCGGCGCGGCGAGGCCGACGCCGCCGACGCCGAGGCGTTCCGGGCGCACATGCTTGTGGAGTTCGCCCGGATGTCACTCGACGACGGCCTGGTCATGCAGCTGCACCCCGGCGCGGTGCGCAACCACAACCGTTGGCTGCACGCCCGGCACGGCCGCGACGTCGGCGGCGACATCCCGCAGGCCACCGAGTACGTACACGCGCTCGCCCCGCTGCTGGAGCGCTACGGCAACGACCCGCGGCTGCGGTTGGTGCTCTACACCCTCGACGAGGACACGTTCACCCGGGAGCTGGCACCCCTCGCGGGCGGATACGCCGCGCTGCTGCTCGGCGCGCCCTGGTGGTTCCTGGACTCCCCCGAGGTGCTGCGCCGGTTCCGGGAGACGGTCACCGAAACCGCGGGCTTCTACAACACCACCGGGTTCGTCGACGACACCCGGGCGTTCTGCTCCATCCCGGTACGCCACGACGTCGCCCGTCGGGTCGACGCCGGCTTCCTGGCCCGGCTGGTCGCCGAGCACCGGCTGCCGATGGACGAGGCCGCCGAGACCATCGTCGACCTGGCGTACCGGCTGCCCAAGCGGGTCTTCAACTTCGGAAAGGCCGACCAGTGACGGTGACCATCACCTCCGTCGAGGTGCACGACGTGCGGTTCCCGACCGCCGCCCGGGGCGACGGCTCCGACGCGATCAACCGCGGCGACTACTCGGCGACGTACGTGGAGCTGGGCACCGACGCCGGCCCGACCGGCGCGGGGTTCACCTTCACCAACGGCCGGGGCAACGAGATCACGTGCGCGGCGGTCCGCGCGCTCGCCCACCACGTGCGGGGGCGCACGATCGAGGAGATCACGGCCGAGCCGGTCGCGTTCTGGCGCTCGCTCAGCGCCGACGTGCAGCTGCGCTGGCTGGGCCCGGAGAAGGGCGTCATCCACATGGCGACCGGGGCGCTGGTCAACGCGGTGTGGGACCTGCGGGCCACGTTGGCCGGCAAGCCGATGTGGCGGTTCCTCGCCGAGCTGCCCACCGACGAGCTCGTGGCCAGCGTCGACTTCCGGCACATCACCGACGCGATCACCCCGGACGAGGCGGCGGCCATCCTGGACAAGGGATTAATCGGAGGGGATGGCCGGCTCGCGGAACTCAAGCAGAGTGGTTTCGCTTCGTATACCACCTCGGTCGGCTGGCTCGGCTACCCCGACGACAAGGTGCGGGCGCTGACCCGGCAGGCGTACCAGGACGGCTGGCGGGCGATGAAGATGAAGGTCGGCGGCCCGCTCGCCGACGACCTGCGGCGAGCCCGGATCATCCGGGAGGAGATCGGCCCGGACGCGCTGCTGATGATGGACGCCAACCAGGTCTGGGACGTCGACGAGGCGATCACCGCGATGACCACGCTGGCCGAGGTCGACCCGTACTGGATCGAGGAGCCCACCCACGCCGACGACATCCTCGGCCATGCCCGGATCGCCCGGGCGGTGACTGAGCTGACCGGCGGCCGGTGCCGGGTGGCCACCGGTGAGGTGGCCGCCAACCGGGTGGTCTTCAAGCAGTTGTTGCAGGCCGACGCGATCGGCGTGATGCAGATCGACGCCTGCCGGGTCGGCGGCGTCAACGAGGTCCTCGCCGAGCTGCTGCTGGCGGCGAAGTTCGGGGTGCCGGTCTGCCCGCACGCCGGCGGTGTGGGCCTCTGCGAGTACGTCCAGCACCTGGCGATCTTCGACTACCTGCGGGTGGGCACCGGCCTGGACGGTCGGATGGTCGAGTACGTCGACCACCTGCACGAGCACTTCGTCGATCCGGTCCGGACCCGCGGTGGCCGCTACCTGCTGCCCGAGCGACCGGGATACAGCGCCACCATGAAGCCGGCGTCGATCGCCGAGTTCCGCTTCCCGGACGGCCCGGCATGGCGGTGACCGTCGGCGCCTCCCGGCTCGGCCTGGGCATGCTGCGCCACCTGCCCGCCGAGGCCCGCCCCCTGATCCGGCCGGGCACCGTGCCGACAGGCATCGTGCACCTGGGCCTGGGCGCGTTCCACCGGGCACACCAGGCCGTGTTCACCGAGGCGGCGGT
This portion of the Micromonospora zamorensis genome encodes:
- a CDS encoding enolase C-terminal domain-like protein, whose protein sequence is MTVTITSVEVHDVRFPTAARGDGSDAINRGDYSATYVELGTDAGPTGAGFTFTNGRGNEITCAAVRALAHHVRGRTIEEITAEPVAFWRSLSADVQLRWLGPEKGVIHMATGALVNAVWDLRATLAGKPMWRFLAELPTDELVASVDFRHITDAITPDEAAAILDKGLIGGDGRLAELKQSGFASYTTSVGWLGYPDDKVRALTRQAYQDGWRAMKMKVGGPLADDLRRARIIREEIGPDALLMMDANQVWDVDEAITAMTTLAEVDPYWIEEPTHADDILGHARIARAVTELTGGRCRVATGEVAANRVVFKQLLQADAIGVMQIDACRVGGVNEVLAELLLAAKFGVPVCPHAGGVGLCEYVQHLAIFDYLRVGTGLDGRMVEYVDHLHEHFVDPVRTRGGRYLLPERPGYSATMKPASIAEFRFPDGPAWR